The genomic interval CCACTCCTCCACCACTAGcacaaaatattcttatttttttgttattgtcttTTTATCTGCGGTTATTTCCCCCTTGTTGTTTATTTCATCCATCTTCTTGAGTAAGTTAGCTAACACTTTATTTCAGTTTACTTCAAAGAATAAACTCTTTTATTTATGTGTTAGTtatgtcatttttctcctttaaaattaaTTAGCTGTTTGAGTAAGATGCTTAATTCTTGTTAAaggtgtttatttttctctgagaGCTTCTTTAACTGAGTTCCAAAGGTTCTAATGTGAAGCAGTCATCTCACCGTGTCATTtgcatttactttgtttttataaaataaatgaaatttattttagtattttcattttagaagttACTTTTATAACTGTGACTCTGTGACTATAATTCATAGACTTGCTATCATAGGCATTGATGGAATtaatatctttccctttcctccttcagTCTTCTCTACCAGTCAACTGATTATCTTAGTATTTTCCTTTGCATTGTTAAATATACTTCTACTTCTGTCACATTCTGAAAAGTTACATTCAGACCAATTATAGTCATTTCTCCCAGAGGGGTGCTTTTTAGACTTTATTCTGCCCTCCCCTCATCTTGCCttcccaccaggaaagtccccagtcATCTTAGCCAGGGTAAATGAGGGCTTAGTTGATTGGTGGGGAGCTGCTGCCTCCACAAGGGACAGAGTAAATTTAGGTTCTGTCACAGGCTGAGACTCTATCAAAGGAAGCCCAGAACATCCTGCCAGAGCTCCCTGAAAATAGCATTACTAGGCTTACACAGCCCCTGCCTGTCTCTTCACCTCATGTACCTAGACTAAGCTTAGGGCCCTTCCAGATGGTTCAGACCATGAAAATCTCTTTTTGCCCAGTTCTTCATGATTGTAAAAGACTGGATTCCTGAGCACCTCCTCTTCTCCATCTAAGTCTCTCATCTCaatatggacaaatattttcaaacagtTTGAGAAGAAGTCATGGCAGAAACCTTAAAGGCCTTCCTATACCCAGCCTGGATTAGCTTTCATTTACACTTAACTGTGGCCACACATTTACCATTTATTCCTTATTCCCCCACCTGCATGCCTTTTCTTCACTGGGCTCTTCCCAGGCTCAGAGTTAAGGGAACAGAGCTACCAGAAGACCACACAGTTGAGAAAGAGCCAACTCTGATAAAACTGATGAAGATCTTTTATCTCCTGGTGCTTGAAAACCCTTTGTTCTACCAAGGAATAGGCTTGGTATCTATTTCAGTTTTTGGCCTTACTCCTGTTTCCTTTTAACCCCATCTCTCCTACCCTATCTGTCCTGAGCTCCCTTtgtgctctgctaagtcacttcagtcttgtccaactctgtgcgaccccaccagccttctctgtccatgggattctccaggcaagaagactagagtgggttgccatttcctgctcctggggatcttcctgacccaggggttgaacccatgtctcttacatcttctgcattggcgggcgagttctttaccactagcagcacctggcaCTGATGAATTGTCCTCCTTCTCCCATCATATGTGTCACATCGTAAGATGTCACTTGTTTACAAGGTATAAAGCAGAAAACAGGAGATTTCTATCTCAAGCAAATGAATCTATACTCTCAAGTGTCATGATAAAGGCAGGAAATGCTTTTGAAGAAATCCCCCTTCACGCCCGTTAAATCAGACTGCATTGTAGGAGTCTGACCAGGGAGGGAAATCACTTCCCCGCTGGCAGGAGAGCATTACAGCACAAACTCTGGACCAGTCTTTTCAGTTCACGAGCAGTCAAACCTGGGCCCTTTCATCCCCTCCCAAGCATCAAGAGCTCATATATTATCATTTAgagtttatttagttctttggtgtAATGGCAGAGGAACTAACATGGCTAGTTTCCCAGGACATGGCTTGGCTTCCCAGGACACCTCAGTCATTCCAAGTATCACTTACCAGGTCAGAAAAGTCAAGACATTAGATCCTAAAGATCTGATAGCCTAAGGATCTAGAGCATGGGTTGCATGGATGGCTACACAAAACCCTGGGGCTAATCTGCAGGTATACAGGATGGTGAACAGCTCAGCTGGGTGGAGCCTGACTGTTAGGCGGCTCCTGGGCTGGCTCACAGGAGGCTCCTCCAACTCTTGCCCATTCCAGGGAAGATGACTGTAGCGTATGTCACAGGCTTGGAGCTGATCTCAACCTTAGGAGGCAGAGGGGGCACACAGGGTGGGTCTAGGGGTAGGAGTTTCCCTGACAGGGGATCAGGAGGAAGGCTGGTGTAAGTGGTGTCATCAAAGGAAGGTGGTGAGTCAAGCTTGACATATGGTACATCTGATGGCAGATCAACAGCCAGTCCAGAGTCACTGACGTGCTGGACCACTGAGGAGGGAGCCTATAACAAAAGCAGGCCGGTTAGGCAAAGAGAAAATGCCTCCCTCTACCCCGGTTCCTTGAGGTGGGAAGTCCAGGTTCACACTGGACTGTCTCCAGAATCCTGAGTATGTCTGTGGGCAAGATGGCTTCACTGTGAAGATTTTCAGGCCCCAAGTATCTCCCTAAATCTGGGCAAGTGGATGGCAAAGTGGGAAGGTGGAAGACTATAGTTGGCAAGTTTACTGCATTTAAGAAGTGGCTTTGGACCTCATGTGGGTTCCCAGTCTTTTCTCCACCCGATCATCCCAGGACTTGTCAGTGAGTATGGTAGAGGGAGGGTCTAGGGAATTTGGCTGGGGGCCTGCAGAGGTTTCTTACCGTGTTTGAGATTCCACTGCTCTGAAATTGTCCACCAACAGCAAACCTGTTTCCTGGTAGAACAGAAGCACAGACTGCTCTTTGTGCCGACTCAGTGCCTTCCACACATGCACTCTCCAGAACCCTTGGCAACCTCTGTTCTAGCCCATACTCAAACATCCCCACTCCCACCAGCAAAGTCTTCCCCTTCCatctgcccagcccccacccccagccagcccTAACTCCCCCACTTACTGCTTCCACAGCTCCCTTCATCCTGTCTCAACACTCAAGCCATCTCCTGAAATCCCCCACCTCTTCCAGCCACCTGTCCCCAGCGCCACTGTCTCACCCTCTACAATTCCTGTCTCTCCCCAGGCCACCTCCCACGGAATCTCCTCGCTCTCCTCCACCTTTCAGCCATGGGAATTGTAGGGCCTGGGGGCACTTGCCAAAGCCCATCTGTAGGGGGAGCAGACCTAGATTCCCAGCCTCAAATGCAGGAGTGGCTGATACAGGGCCGGAAGACCCCTGCTGGGATACACAGGTGGAGAGCTACCCACCTTTCCTTTTGGCCATCACAGCAAGCAGCATCACCGCCACCATCACCAGCAGGCCCAGCAGGAACACAGCACCCCAAATCCAGGCTCTGCTGAGACACACGAAGAAGGAAGTGAGCTTAGCCCTGAACCTGGTAGGGAGCTGCTTGGCAGGAATCCTGGAGAAGTGGCACAGAGGCACCATTCTTGGTGTGCCATGGTCGGGagaaagagctttttttttaatggaatgagGCAGGCAGACTCAAGCACGGAAGAAGAGAGACACGTTATCAGGGTATCCTGACTGGAGATCTACTGGAATAAAGGGCTCAGTGCTGAACTGGAATAGAGAGGTATGCCTGTCTGTCTACCTACCTGCCTACCTGTTGAGCAGTTCCCCAGGAGTGAAGAGAATTGTAAGGTTTCCTTTCAATTTAGTCTGGGGCTCTAAACAAGCTGTATCTGCACCATCATCCTTTCCTAGCCACCCACATACAATTCTTGTCATACCTCTTCTTGTCCTGGCTGGTATCCAAAGGGCTGTCGCTGTCTACAGAGTCCAAAGAGGAGCTCTCACCCAGAGTCGCATCCTGATGGATCTCCTCCTCTTTCAGGGCAGGAGCTGAGGCAGAAGGAAGTTGTTACTGAGCACATACCCACCGAGAGCAGGGTTCAAGGGCTTGCTGAGAGCTGAGGGACTGGGGGAGGAGAACCGAGGGAGGCTGGGAGTAAGAAACACAAAGGGGTGCTTTGGATATTCCTTAAGGGGCCTCTAATTCGAGAGGTCTAAGTCTTTATCTGATTGTGAATATGCTCACTTCCCCTCTGCCGCCAGCTCCCAACCTCTCCCTCTGAATTTCTTCTCCTTTACCTGCCCACCCTGTGCCTTATCTCAATCAGGCTGCTCAGACTATGCAGAAACCCCACTGTGTTATCTGTGCCCActtccctaccccaccccagaATAGGCCTCTCTACTCTGACCTCCTTGGAGACCTTGCTCCCAGCTCTCATCACTTGGTCTCTAAAGGGGCTTTGGCCCAGCCTACTAGACCTCTCTGCATACCTGCAGCCTTGTGACCAACCCTGCAGGTTGGCTGAGCCCCATCCCAAGCTCTGGAGGTAAGGAACATAGGGTCAATCCTGAAATGACAGTGCCAACTGACACTTGCTGAGAGCTTTGGCTTAGACCCTGAGATTCAGTTTTGTGACAAGTTTTTTGTCATTCCAACAATGTGCTCagcttctgtctgtgggactcAGGGTTTGTTTCTGTCGGCCTGAGGATCTGCCTTGGGAACCCGGCAGTCCTCCTAGATCCTCTGAGATCTTGTCTTGCCTGGTCCTTAGACATTTACcattcccacttcccaccccatgcTAAACCAGGAACTGAGACACCATTGACCCCAGTCTTGTGGCATATGTCCTTATCTGGTTTTTAAAACCACTATATCCTCCCTGGATACTGTGCTCTACCCATTTGCCTGAATATCCATCCTCTACAGCTCTTGGGGTCCCCACACCTCAGATGTCCCACTGAGGGTACCCATCTCCCTGCCACCCTTTCCCAGTGCATTGTCTTGTGACCATTTGCCATTTAGGAAGTTCTAACCTTGAGGTACTAGACCTTAGAGTGTCAAGGAAGCGGGAGGACAAAGGATAACCAGAGCGAACAGGAGTATGTTTATAATATGAGTAATAATTGTGGACACAAGAGAGATTTCTAATGACAGCTTAGTCCATCCTCATAACacatggagaaaaacagaaggaaaaatgtcTTGATTTCATTATTTTGGGCCTTTGGCACAAATTACTTAAGAAAGGAATACTTGAAAAAGATGTCAACATCCGTAAGAGGAAGGCAGAACAGTCTGCTTCCTCAGGTAGCTGACCATGTTCCCAACAGAAcaattattttttacaatattgtactttTCTGAGGaatatttaatacttttaaatgttcttttagcaaatatttagacATGAGAAAGTTATAGACTGTAAAAATGAATCCTGTGAAGAGTCCTTTCTCAACTGAAATAGGGTCGAGAATATCGACTGTATATTGATGAgactctttctgtttttaaaactgaataagtCAAAGGAATCCAGCCATTGAATGTACCCTGCCTGTTACATGAGACACATACTAGATGCTCAGTGAAGACTTATAAAATAAGGTATAAATTCAGTAGTTTTTAAGCCATTAATCTTAAGCCTGGAACATATACCAAAAAATTAATTCCGGTTGATATGTCTGAATCAAAACtttgtttaaaacatttctaaggggaaaaaaacagcatAGAGTATGTTGAAAATGCTGGATGAGGAGGCCAAGGCCCTGAATGGGGGAAGAAGGATATGACTTCCTGTGGGGAGACCCACCCATGCAGGAGCGGAAAGGGGACTGCTCTTTGGCTGATTTATCTCGGACTTCTCACCCGGTTTGGCTTCCGTTCCCTGCAGAGCTGTCAAAAGAATATTGGGCATTTGGCCCATATTCCTCACCCACAAGAGCTCCCACCCACCAGGGACCCAAGAGCGGCAGGTTGGGGCAGGAGGGCAGGCCAGGGCTGCTGGCCAGGCTGGGATAGCTCACCTGCAGGAAGCACATCCAGAGTGACCCTGTGCACAGTCTGGGTTCCCGAGAGGCCCTCCACCACACAGGCATACTCGCCAGCATCCTCCTCCCGCAGGGCAAGCATCTCCACCTGGAGCAGGCCGCCCCCCAGGTCTGTGAGAAATATGCGGCTGCTAGCTGGGACCCCGCGATTCACGGTTGATGTTACCAAGGGCTGGCATCCCTCTGGCAGGACCTGGCACCACACCTTTCGTGCCTTGACGTCCTGGAGTCGGTAGTGGCACTGCACCAGGATGGAGCTCCCCACAGACGCCTGCAGCAGCTCCGGGAGGCTGCCGGCCGAGCCCTGGCCTAGGGAAGGAAAGTTGAGGGAATGTCAGGCAGGGCACCTCCCGGTCCACCCACTGCCCAGGGGGTCAGGGGTCTAGAGGTCCACTTCTGGGCCTACACATGTAGTTGTTTCCAGGGCAATGCCAATTATCCCTGGGCATGGAGCAGGGTACATGGGGCCCAGAGTGCAGCTCCTTCTAAACCTTACCTATTAgtcccaggagcagcagcaggagcagtttGGGGCCCATGGCTGGGCAGGGAGATGTCAGCTCTGAGGCTCGTCTGGGCACTGACACAGCATTCCCCTGGGGGCAGGAAATTTGGCCTCAGACACTCACGTGGGGCTCTCAGTGACCATGGGGTTGGGAAGCAGGCACTGGTGGGCCTCGCCATGGGTGGGGAGAAGGAGCTTTTCCAAGCTCTGGTTGGCTCAGTGCTCCAGATAGGAGTGGGCGAGGTAGAATGAGAAGGCCCACGGAAATACAGAAGCCTGGGATCCTGGGCGCCCCTAAGGAGTGAAGTCAGGGAGGAGGATTATGGCAACCAGGGAGCATTAGAGAAAGGGGGAAGATGATCTCCAGGGTATTCCAAATATAGAATCTGATGATGCAGAGCTGTGAAGGAGGGAAGTAAAGTGTCCTCCCCAGGGCCTGAGTCcatcttaattttaaattctatgtGAGTGCCCTACCCGAGCTCTCTGGAGATCATCCAGGAAGCCCCCTCTCGATGGTGCACCCTGGTCTACCTGTCTTCACGCCCTGTGCTGAGTGCTCCCTAGACACTTCCGGTGTGGGCCACGTTCTCCACGTCCAGGAAGTGCACTATTGCTTTGATAATTAATTGGATATTGAATCACCTGTACTCATCtcattttcatagcttttctgtctaggtttctttcatttttttttttttttttgtccattgtGTTCTGATTCCTGGAAGATATcctcatattttttcttccatccCTTCTATCCTTGTCCTTCAAATTTTTATCCCTTAGTgcttttactttacagtatttttaattctCCAAGCATttctcatatattatttttatttcatgaatgCACTGTCCTCTCAGTTCTCTGTGAATATGTTCATGTTTCTGCATGATCGGGGCCTTCCCAGGAAAGGGCACTGAGCGAGCTTTGTTCCAGGGAGACTGAAGAACAAACGTGCCTGGGGAGTTAGAGACAGTGTGTCAGCTCCAGAGAGATTTGCTtccatccttcccttcctccctggaAATGATCAGTTTCTATTCCGAAGTTAAGatgtctctctctcccaccaGCGAGGAAGATGGGCCAATGCTCAACGTGCCAGATGCTCTATATCAGCTCCAAGTCTCATAATTTGGGGTTCCTCTCCCATGACACAAACCAACTCCCTGCACAGGGTCCATCTGGTCCCCATTTGCATCACCCTGTGCAGAACTGGGGCTGGGGATCCCGCACAGAATGTGAGGGGTAAGCCTGCTGACACCAGGGATGCGCCAGTGCTCAGACTGGAGCAGGCCAGGTGGGAATGCCTGGGAGGACACACCGCTCTGACCTAGATGCTCACGCCTGGTAAGGGCCCTGGAAAAaccaccctccctcctcctgtcctccctgccctcctcctccccatccctgcctcctcctgcctccaggagCAAGGGAGTTGAGAATGGAAAACAGGGACCAGGAGCCTGAGAAAGCCGTGTTTAGCTGAGTCTCATGGACACGGTGATAGGGAGACCAGCTGTTCCTGTTCACCTGGCGTGAGGGTTTTCTGGGGACACAGGACTCTTGGTGCTAACACTGGCAGTCTCCAGCCGACTGGACACCTGGGTCTCCCTTGTGAGTGATATGGAAGGATGTATGTCTGTCCTGCCAAGGCGTATCAGGCTTTCTTTGATTTCcttacagaaaattatttttgctcTAATAAGCCAACCTGGGAGATTTGTGTGAGGAGGAGACCTGTCTTCAATATGTATTGAGTGCGTAAAACAGACACAGTCCCCCACTGGGTGCCTGGGACAGAAGTGGCCAGGATCCAGAGAGGTGTCCTCTCACCAGGCGTTTGAGAATAGAATGAAAGCCAGTGCTTATGcaggacctactatgtgccagacagcTGGCCAGGAACTTAATGTTATTTCTTTCAATCTCATAAAAACCCACCAAAGTAGGGTTGTTGGGGTTTGGTTTGGTGTTgggatttttgtttgtctttgttcAAGGAGCCTGAGGCTTGGAGCAGTTAAGGAACTTAAGGTTTCTTAAGGAGGCAAGAACTTGACATTGGAAAACACTTTCCATTCAGTGTGCACTCCAGAGAGTGAAAGGCGGGGGATCCCAGGGTGGATGTCTCTGACCTGGCCGAGCAGGAAGGAGCAAAGGCTGAGCTCCCAAGAGCAGGAAAGTTCCCGCAGCGCCCCTCCACCAGGCACACCCCCAGAGCCTCCCCTTCCATCCCGTCACCCCCAGTGCCCAGGCAGCGTGGGCGGGAGGGCGCTGGCATGGGCTCAGTTTGGGCTCCGTCTTGGCTCCTAGACCGTGCCTGTGTCTGCAGGAAGAAGACGACTGCGCCAGGACCCGACGGGGAAGTTTCACTGAAGTGCAGTTGAGTCAGGGAGGCCAGGGAAACACAGACTGGACCAGGGGCCTGGAGCTGGGGGCAGAGGCCAGCGGAGCAGCCTCGGGagtgggtggggcagggctgtGACGAGGGGAGTGACCTGTTAACATGAGGCTGATACACAGGGCTGCACCGGGGGCTCTTTCCCAGTGATTCAAAACCCCAGGGACCCACACCCAGGTTAGGGAGCAAtgcagccacatgtggctgtggAGAGGGGCTCCTGGCCTTCATCTCTGAGGCCAGGACAGAGAACCTGTGGATATGGGCAACCCCCTTCCTCCTCAAGGACAGCCCAACTTCAGGGTAGCTTCCATCTAGTTTCCCCCTCATTCTTGGTCCAGGAGGAGTATGTGTGTCGAAGAGAGAGATGAGGTTCCCTGAGCTGCCTTGGTTGTTCCCTGTGTCTCGAACACTCTTCCTGTCTTGCTTCCTTGAGGTGCTTCTCGAGTGGTGCCTCCTGACTACCCTTTAGAATTGCATCATTCCCCAGGCCTTCTGCCCTCCCCATACTCCCAACCAGCTGACTGACCGACATTGTATTTGTCTGTCTGCCTTCTTCCCATTAGAATGAGGCTCTGTGTGGGCAGAAATCTTGGCCTGTCTTGTTCACTGTTGTGTCTCCAATGCCTAGACTGGTACCTGGCACAGAATATCAGTTTTTATTGAATAAGtacatgaataaataagtaggattgggacttccctggcagtcctgtggttaggactccacacttccactgctggggcccagattcggtccctggttggggagctaagatgctGCAAGCTATGCAGCATGGCTAAAAAAAAGTAGGGGggagttatttttaataaataagtagGGTTGAGCTAGAGGGAAGGGCACCTGGAATGTCAAGTGAAAGTAGGATTTCCAGGCTGCACAGGGCACTCTGGGTAAATCTTTtccctttgagcctcagtttcccttctaTATGATGAAAGGCCTGGGGCTTGGACCAGTAGTCCCTAGCTCTGGTACGCTGCGCCGACAACCCAAGCCCTTGCCATTTCTCTGGAGGGAGCATAACATGATAAAAACAAACCTCTAGGGAGATGAATGGATGAGTCAGCTGGGAACTGGATGGacttggggggggtgggggcgcggGCTTGAGAcaggcagagggaggaaggggcccAGCAATAATCACAGGGAACCAGTGGACAGGAGGCAGGAGGATGAGAGAAGATGGTAGAGAAATTCCACGGAGGGAGGCAGGGCTTGGTAATCAGATCtctgggagggagaaagaagactTTAAACGTTTGGCCAGTTTGGAGCCTGTGGAAATGGAGGGACATGGTAGGCTAAGACCGTGGACCCTAAGGAGCCAGACCTGTCTTCTCCTCATCGGTATTCACTATCCTAGCCTTGTAGCAAAAGAGAAGACCTTCATGACACCCTAAACCATCAAATAAACAGGAAGTCTTGGGTTTATTTGTGAGAGTGTTTAATGGCCAATGTCCAGAAGTTGGAGGtatccttcccacctcccatgcatgcacatgcatgcgtgcacacacatatgcGCACGCGCTTCCACGGGCCAAAGGAAGAAGGGTAGAGGCAGAGCGGCCTTTTGCCAAAGCAGAGCCAGGAGACTTGGCGGCCAAGGGGCGAGTGTGCAGCAGGCTGGGGTGATCCGTGCAGACCTCTCCTGAACCTCTCCTCCACTGAGGGTCCTCCTCTCTCATACGTCTCTCAGCTCTGCAACAGACAGGGTACTCACTCAGCGCCTCTCTGCCCCACCTCTCCGCCCCTGGCCACCACTGTGCTCTCCAAGCTCACCTGTCAGAGTTTGGAGCTGGTAACCTGGGTTGTGGCCACAGTCCGGTCCACTGGCCTGGGGTGGCCGTTGTTTCTGCCCATGCCAGGCTGCAGCCCAGAGGGCGCTGGCTGCTAGAAGCTTGCTGAGAAAGATGCAGGCCAGGAGGAAGAGGATGGAAGTGGGTGGGAAGGGGCTCTCCTCTTCcgaaaggctccttggagaaacAAAGAGGGCATGTGGGAGGCCATGAGGGGACACACACGCTGGAGTCTGTCCTCAGAGAAGGAATAGGGAGACCCTGGGAGGTCGAGGGGCTGGGGacacctcccccacccaccacagCCCTGGATGAGGCTTTATGGGGCTTGAGGGAGCCTGTAGTCAGGAGTTCCAGGCACGGATCTGCCTGCTGAGTGCTTTTAAACAACCACCTCCCTCATTGAGCGGTCTTCTGCTTTCGTGATGATATGATGTGtggtgtgtttttgtgtgtgtgtgcacacacatgtgcacttcATGGTTATACTAACAGTGTTTAAACACCAGTACCTAGTCAAGAACCAGTCAGAACTGATTCTGGTCCCATCAGGGAAGCAGGAATCTGGGGGTACCAATTTTGTGCTGAAATATTAATCCTAAAACTTTCATTGTTGCTGAACTGTGAGGATTCTGTCTGAGGGCTGCCAGGGGAAGGGGTGAGAGGCCAGTCATTCAAGAGTCTTGGAGCATCAGCTATTTATAAACTGTTAGGGAAGTTTTGCAATATTTTAACAACTGGTACAGTCACACCAACACACACTGGCTGGTTGGAGGGGTGTTTAGACAAGATCATATACAGATACCTTCTTGTTCCAGTTGCCTTGGAATCTGTACTTCTGGCACCCGCCACCCCCCAGCTGCCACCCCATGCCTGGGCTCTGCAGGGTGGAGGTCTACCCAGGGATCTTAGCAAAGACTTGTCACTATACCTGGAGATGCTGTGCTCCACCTGGGCATTCTCGAAGCTCTCGGACCCCTCAGGGATCCAGAGATCTCCAGGGTCCTGGTAATCACGGGGGTCTGTGGGAGACAGAGCCTGTGAGCTGCTAGTCCCCTTCTTGAAGCCACAGTGGAGAGAACCCCTCTGGGTGGGGTGAAGCTCTCTGAGACCTCACCCTGTGTGGATCAAGTTGTTAAcgactctgagcctcagtttcctcacctgtagagTGGAGCAATTAGGAATCCCTTCTTAATAATAGTGTTGCAGGATTCAGCGAGAACATCCTGTGTAGtgcccatcacttcataggagcTCAGTGactgcaccccccaccctcctGTCACACGGGGTCTTTGGGAAGAGCAAATGAGATGGTGGGTGTTTCTGAAAGTCTGGTGTGGACTGTGAAGCTGTCTATACCAGCTAcagattattattgttgttgttattcttatTATTTGTTTCCTGCTGTATCTGTGGGAGTCAGCTGAGCCTTAGACTCTGATAGGATAGCAGTGTTTCCTCGCCACCTACTCCCATGGAGGCAGGGTTTGGAGTCTAAGGCAGATGGTCTCACCTACCCTCCCCATCTTAGACAAGTTTTTGACCTTCATTTCCATGATAAGGGGCCATGTTAGGGGGAAGAGTTggacaaagagtcagaaaagggATCTCTAACCTCAGATTTGTTCTTCTTTGGGACACAGGAGACAGACAGAAGGCTTTCCTGGAGGGCACCCCCTGTGCAAGCTCAGGGGTGAGAAGGACCCCACCACTCCCTATCTCACCTAGTTAAACCAGGAATGACGATCCCAAGCAGTTAGCAGCAGGAGACTGGGGCGAGGGCTGTCACTGACCCCAAGCACTGTAAAACTCTGTCGCTTGTTTCTCACAGGAGCCATACGGGGTCAGTGGCACAGACTCCATCACCACCATTTaaagatggggaaatggaggcccagagagaagCAGTTGCCCCGGGTCACAGCAGTGTTCCTTTCTGGGCCTGTTTATCTGTACCAAGTTGGTGCTTAATCTACATCGGTAGGTGCATTGGGTGGTTGGGTGAGGGAATGAGTGAATGTCCTCCTACTCCTTAAGGACCACCTCAGTGCTCACATCCCAACGGGATGCCAGATGGATAAAGCTGTTTGGAGGGGAGCAGGGCCACAGCTAGCTCCTAAGTGTGTAAAGGAAGGACTGTACCCTTCCTGCAAGCGATGCAGTCCTCCACCAGGGGGCGTAGCCTGCAGCGGGGCACAGGGCTGGATGGTGACCCTCCTCCTGCAGTCAGCAATCTGCACAACCAGCCACAGTGGCCCTCAGTTGAGCAGGGGGACAAAATCCACaccgtgggatcttccaggaccccCAAAAGCCCCAAGGGTGGTCGGTCCTATACTCAGAGCCCCAGCCTCAGATGCGGGATGCAGTCAGCCGCCCACTCACCAGCCAGCACCTCCACCAGGACCTTCCTGAGGGTGTCAGCCTCGCTGCCATGGAGGCTCTGGCACTGGTAGAGACCAGCGTCGTGGGTTTGAAGATTCCGCAGCGTGATGGTGAGTGTGCCCCCCAGGGCGTCGTCCGTGATGGCCGTGCTCCCGTTGCGCCTCTTCAGGAAGGACAGCAGCCACGAGGGGTGGGTGCTGACCACTTGCTGGCACAGGCCTTCTTCACCCAGCTGGCGACACCAGGCTTTGCGTCTCCCCCAGTG from Bos indicus isolate NIAB-ARS_2022 breed Sahiwal x Tharparkar chromosome 23, NIAB-ARS_B.indTharparkar_mat_pri_1.0, whole genome shotgun sequence carries:
- the TREM2 gene encoding triggering receptor expressed on myeloid cells 2, with product MEPVVLLILLAVTELSRAHNTTVFQGMMGRSLRVSCPYNSLKHWGRRKAWCRQLGEEGLCQQVVSTHPSWLLSFLKRRNGSTAITDDALGGTLTITLRNLQTHDAGLYQCQSLHGSEADTLRKVLVEVLADPRDYQDPGDLWIPEGSESFENAQVEHSISRSLSEEESPFPPTSILFLLACIFLSKLLAASALWAAAWHGQKQRPPQASGPDCGHNPGYQLQTLTELRDV
- the TREML1 gene encoding LOW QUALITY PROTEIN: trem-like transcript 1 protein (The sequence of the model RefSeq protein was modified relative to this genomic sequence to represent the inferred CDS: deleted 1 base in 1 codon) — encoded protein: MGPKLLLLLLLGLIGQGSAGSLPELLQASVGSSILVQCHYRLQDVKARKVWCQVLPEGCQPLVTSTVNRGVPASSRIFLTDLGGGLLQVEMLALREEDAGEYACVVEGLSGTQTVHRVTLDVLPAAPALKEEEIHQDATLGESSSLDSVDSDSPLDTSQDKKSRAWIWGAVFLLGLLVMVAVMLLAVMAKRKGNRFAVGGQFQSSGISNTAPSSVVQHVSDSGLAVDLPSDVPYVKLDSPPSFDDTTYTSLPPDPLSGKLLPLDPPCVPPLPPKVEISSKPVTYATVIFPGMGKSGGASCEPAQEPPNSQAPPS